In Lates calcarifer isolate ASB-BC8 linkage group LG21, TLL_Latcal_v3, whole genome shotgun sequence, the sequence caaaagaaataaaattcaGCTACCAGCTCCTCTAAAGCCCCCTGATCGACACACAAcaaccaaagtgtaaaaataagagtttctgttcctctttttaGCATCAGGTAGAAACAGCTAAGACACAATCAGCATAAAAAGGTGTTTTCCTGTTATCAGAATTAGGCAGGAAAGTATCAGCTGAccactatgtttttttttgacttGCAAATGAGCATCGATATCACATCCTGTTGCAACAGCAGTTAAAACCACAGCAGCCTTTTTTGtgcagctcttcctcctccctccctccgtctctcaATGAGATTGCTCTGAAGGAGGAAGTCAAATAGTTTTCTCATCAGAGACTGACGGTGACAGACACGCAGACAGGTGAGTGCTGCAGGTAACTCTGCTCTTTATTTCTACTGTGCTATCACCAGACACCTGTCATATCACTGGGCTGTGAGCACTGTGAATTGCAGCTGTTAAAGAGTTTTTGTGTTTAGTAGTTTATTTAAGTAAAGTACAAACGTATAAATACTCTAGTGCaagtaaaagtaattttttgtaaaagacaaaaaattgtCAACCTCAAGCAGTAAAAGTGCAATTTTTCATGGAAAATGGAAGTAGTGAGGGATAACTGAGAGATACCAGGAAGGAAGTCaaatactttgacatttaactTAAACAAAGAACTTGAATAAATCAAAGGACcaggaaacattaaaaactcaatgcttgttgttttattctctgtatGAAAACCTTTGAATCTTTGATAGGAGTGTTTAATTGTAGGTTCACAGTCACTTCAGCTTGAAAAACTGCAGAACCACTGTTGTACTGTTAAAGTCATTTTCTATACCGATGATGTGATGTTCTTCCTGACTGACCAGTTGTACGTATGTTTTGTTTCTCATGATGATTGTTTAATATTTGCTCTGCAGAACTGAATCAATTTGTAAGACAGCACTTGACAGCATTACctcaaaatgtacatttcatgtgttatttcctttatttattttttgctttttgcctTCATTtagataggacagtggagaggagacaggaaacagggagagaatgGGGAACGACATGCAGTAGGGATCTGGCTGGACCAGGAGTCgatccagggaccagctgctcgAGACACTTGGGCCCATGTGGTACGGGGGCACCACCCTTTTTATGTCATATATGTTCTATATGTAATTTTCTCAGGCTTGAGTTGAGATTTAAAGAAACTTGTAATTTGCTTAATTTGATTTGTTGTATATTTGCGCTCGTGTTTTAGGAGGTTTGACTTGTGATTTTCAACAATACGATCAGGGAAAATACATCCACCTGCACACTGCACGTGTGATTCAATACCTGCTGACTCTCAGGTAGGTATTTATTTAGAATTTGTTCAACTCGAtgataaatgtgattttatgtgttGAGGGTGAGGAGTATCTGCAGTCACAGCTGTGACATTTATCAACTGTTCCTATGTTGCATCAatgatgttttacagttttactttctactgttaacacagacacacttcacATATCTTCACATATGATAAAATCAGTGATCTGATGATCAAAGATTACTAACTGGGTCACATTGTAAGTCTTATTGACCACAGGCTCGGTTTCATAATTTGACTGCAGTTTCATGATGACTGTAGATAAAACATGAGCCGCAACATAAGTAGCGAGCTGAAAGGATTCATTATGATGCCACAACAGGAGATGGTTTGACacataaacaatattttttaaataataaaagtttaagagatttttaattaataatctGATCACAATGGGATCAGATTATTAATATGGGAAATATTCTCATCTACTTTCTCTCTGAGACTTAAATGTTCAGACTGATCTGAACAGCAGACAACAATCAGATGATCTGTTTCTGTCCTTTTGGGCAAATGTGTAAAGATTGAATTCAACGTTatctttgtcatttcagtttttcagtcttttgaaGTGAACATTagaataaaaagtaaatgtttgaATTCGATTGAACTCTCAAAAAATCTTTGTGGCCACAAACTCACAATTAAACACCTTCAGGCCTTCAGCGTATTTGATAACAATGGAAGagaaataaatatcaaataaattcCAAATTTTAAATGACTGTAGAGTTCTGGTCATGGGGAAAAGGTTTAAAAAGCTCATCAGGTTTCAGGCAGGAATCTCAGCATCTCAGGTTTTGCTTTGCAGCATTTTTCTGTTGCGGTTCAAGTATAAATAAGTGGAAAATTaagttctaaaaaaaaaaaaaacccagaacaATCATATATATTGTCAGAATGTTGTCAAAGAGTTTTTCTCCTgtaaattttaaatgtgtttgtttggtcaCTGAATTTCTGTGTGCCCCCATGAGCACAGCCAATAACTCCTCAGCTGcaaacagagataaagaaatGAGTGGTAAAACCCTGGCAGGTGTTAATTCAGAGGAGCTGAAATATGACATAGACAGGAAATAATAAATTTATCAAAACCATATCAGGTTGAGTAAAACAGTTGTCAGCTCATAGGTGCAGCTcagatttgacagtttttgcagttttgaaGGAGACGTGACTGTTTTCTATGAACtaaatgttaatttacatatttggcaCATCACTGAACGTATCAATATTCACAGACgacatgtttgttttccactAAAACATCTGATCTTGCAGCACAATATCGACTTGTAGCGACTCCAGCTTTATGAAACTGTTGTGACTTCACATACAActtgtttatttacactgaactgaaaccatCATCTTTCCCCTAAACCTTAACCTGAAAGTTTTAGTTGTCtcaaccacagacaggactctggatgtgaacctggtctctggtgtgaaACTATTGACTCCTTATTGACTTCATGAACGGTCAGGAGACAGATGTTTACAGTGTTCACGTATGTGTGTCAACAAAACCTGTAGGTTTCCTTTGAAAAGCCTCACTGATATGATTCAATTGAAAAAGTGACGTAGGCAACTTTTCAGCTCCATCATTCATATCGTCTCATTTTTACATCACAAAATGTAAAGCCATGATTTCTTACGAAAGTGACACTGAGAAGGTACAACGTCTGTTCTTTGCACCAACATCCAAACATTACTTCCTGACAAATTGGCGAAAATGTTAAACATGGTAAAAAAATTCTGAATTCGTCACATTTCACTGGATCTGCACCAAAATGTAATGGATTCGTCACTAGCTCGTGCAgcatccctccaccaagtttggtgcaaatcagtTCAGTACTTTTACTGTAATCCAGCTGACAAGAGagaaacaggtgaaaacacaaccGTCTTGGTGGAGGTAACAATAGCAGTGCTTCAGCCAGCGTGAGACCAGTTTGTTCGGGTTCTGAGCTGTGGTTCATCATGAGTTTTATAGAACCAGACATGTTGTGGCTTCTGGGCTGAGCTCTTTCGTTATCTGCAGTTTATTTCAGTGCACATGTTGTTCGGAGgttttgtctgctgctgtggtgatCTGTCAGTTTCCTCTCAGCTTTAACCAGctcctgtgtctctgactgttgATGCCTAGACCAGTTTTAGAAGCTAATTTTATTCGGATCTTTGCTCAGAACATCCAGAACCATGAATGTCACCTCAGATACCAACAACTCGTCTCTCTGCAATGCCTCCGACACCTCGGCCcatgttttcttcatctttttctaCAGTCTGGTGTTTCTGGTGAGTCTCGTGAGAATTTACCCCCATGTCAAATCAAATCTTGCctgcaaatgttttaaattcTGTCCATTTCCTCTGCAGGTGGGTTTGATCCTGAATGGTTTCACCCTGAAGGTTTACTTCTGCAGAGGTCAGCAGCTGACGTCCAGCAGCGTCACCATCTACCTGAAGAACCTGGCAGCCTCCGACTTCCTCATCAGCCTCTGCCTCCCCTTACGAATCCTCAACTACGCCAGCAGCTCCGTCTCTGTCCGTCAGGTCTACTGCAATTTCGGGGCCTCTGCCTTTTACCTCAACATGTACGCCAGCATCCTGTTCATGGGCTACATCGCAGCTAACAGGTAGGCCCGGGCTGGACAGAGCAGTCTCAGTTTCAGGGACCCCTGCACAACATACAATGTTTGCATTGTTGCTGTCAGTTTCATATCTGTGCTAGACATGTTCAGTAAATAAACCTTTATCACTGAATCTTCAAACTGAGCTGCTGATCAGTAGCTTTTAGCTGCTCAGCTTCTCCTCAGCCCACAATACACAAAAAGTCTGTTCCCTTTTAAATGTGTAGTAATAGACTGAAAGCCACAGACCTGGTTTTGATGTGAGAGCTTGTTTTCTACTGAACTTACAGCTTGATCAGTTTTTACATCAGTGTGACTTGTGCAACAGCATAGTTTTAATTTTGACATTGGTGTGAACTCAAAACCAGGAGGAAATTGAGgcttttttgcatttcaacTTCATGTCACTCAGAGCCTTTATTTGTAGATGTAGTGGCGGAGGAGCTTCTCCTCCTTTGTTGAGCAGCAACAGTTGAGTTGCTTCTGTCCCCTGATAAAACAACAGCTTTGGTGCTTCTTACAACCAGATGTAGCTATAGGGTCTTTTAGTTGATCCTATTACTGACAGTGGGTTAGAGTTACATTTACTGACATTGGTTATCTTTTACGTTTCTTCACTGATACAGTGTTCTGTCGTTTGTTCAGAGGAAAAATTCAAGTACAAACCAGTGACCTGTCAAAACCAAGTGGTGCAGTaatttcaaagaaaataaaatgtggtcAGAAGTTTCTCTGCATTTCACCACATTTTATTGAGATcacagcaccacacacacacacacacacacacacacacacacacacattttgtgtaGAGGCGGCACTTTACTTTGACTTTACTGTTTACTGAGAGTTGCTGCCTGGCCGGCCGAGGGTTGCTTGTTTGGTTTATTGGCCACATCCTCATTTTGTCACCAAACATTTTGAATACCTCTAATGTGTTTAACACTGAACttcctctcagctgcagtttcttcttttctctgctccctGATGTTTTTCCTCCATATTTGGTAAGAAAATAATCGTAAGCAAAATTCAGTTAAACAATGGAAGAACCACTGTTTAACTGAATTTCAATTAAAGTGGGTCAAAGTTATTGACAGTTCTTTCATCCACTTTCTTGTGTGCAAGAACTTTTAATTCAACTAAAGTCAGCTTTATCTATGTGGCAGATTTCTTGCAAACAAGTATCCCAAAGTGCCTCACATGGCAgattaacataaaaaaacaataaaggaataaaataatgaataaaagtCAGTATTATAAAAGTTACATAAAATATTTCCTGAAATGTCTCCCACCtgtgaaaaatgtaatcaaGGGGATGCAGACTTACTACACAGTTTTGCACTTTGCCCCAAATTAGAAAACTTCTGGACAGCaattttttcattcttttctaaGGCTCTTAAGACCACAGTAAGGAAAGGATGGAAAGGATTCGATATGTTCTTAATGACAGACTGGAAGACTTCAATAAGATGTggaaaccaataatttcatatttgaaatgaaatgtagtAACCCTGAGTAGCACTTGAGGGGCAGAGTGGGATAGGGAAGGAATGGGTGGTTTTAGTTTGTCTCCCCaacttttgtttatttatgttttttctaatttgttaTTAATAAGATTCATTTTTTGTATGGTTGGTAATTGACATTTGAAATGAAGCAATGTTTATATTAAGAAAGTTGTACTATGGATACACGGTTTGCttcacacaataaaaatatttgaaacaaaaGTCAGTATTATATAAAATAGATGAAATAAACATCAGgatataaaaagtgaaaaaatggggaaaaaaattgaGGACATTTAAAGCTTTGTAGACAAGAAGAATTATTTAAAACCAGCTCTAAAAATAGTCTGATTTTTTGGGCTGCAACGTTTGTTGTCActaacagtttaaaaataatacatgttcAACCTGCAGTTTGCCACAGTGAAACTTCATGTGCTTCACTGACAGGAAGTCTGAAAATGTTGACTCTGGTGCCCCCCAGTGGTAGAATCAGGGAAGTGTGGCAGGAAGCCGAGCACTTCACTGGAGATAAAGTAGAATAAACTCTGACTGAGATACATCAGTGAAACAGAGTCAGAGGGAATTAGTTTAACTGTTAATTATTATTGGTTTCAGAGGAGATTGTGTCTTAGCATGGATGTTAAATTATATTTGTCTTGTGCAGTGCTGAAGGATTATCTGTGATATGTCACCCTGACATTGAATTATCAAAGCAGGAGTAGCAGgtaaatgaaatgtgttgttcCTGCACAGAGGGAACATTGCTTTCAGACGTTCTGTTGAAATGTTCGGCGATCTCATGCATGCGATGGTCGAGGTCTGACTTCTTGCAGGTATTATCCTCTGAACAACGACAGAACACGTGGTCTTAAGAGGAAACTTAATGATAAGTGATGAGTTAAACTTCAGACTCTCACTTCTGTCTGATAAATCTGAAGATCAGATGATAAAATGAAGTGGGAAACTGAACTGACTATAAATATGAGGTCTGAGCTGCGAGACTGAGCAGGTTTTCGTGTAAATTAAGAGGATGTGAGACCTTCATGGTCATATGTGCTTTAAGAGCATTAAGGATGTGGTTTGAAGATAATTCAGaaaaagcagctgctgcagtgagtgGTCGATGCTTCATTTGAAAAGCCAGTGGAAAATCTTGTATGTTTGAGTTTAACCTTAGTGTGCAGAGCCAAACAGGCGACTGTCCACATCGCATTTCAAAACActgcatgtttgtattttcatatgAAAACTTTGTCTTCTGTAGAAGTTCATATCAGGGGCTGCATCACTCTGTGTTGTGTAACTTGTTCAGCATTAGCCACAATCATCTGCACGGTTCCCCTTCTTTCTACGTACATATGTGAAGCTttgttcacatttaaaaatattaaaacgAAATATAAGTTTTGCTGCAGCTattttcaaacacaacaaaatgaggACTGGAAATCAACTGATAAAAACTGGATCaaactgataaacacacaaCCTTGACTTGATAATTATTTTAGCTAACATGTcagcaaacagctgcagacacagagcaacatgatcGTCCTGTAGATCTAGAATCTTTGATTTTAATGAGCGAATATCACAGAAGGAAGACGTGTGACTTGATGTTATATTAGATGAGGCCAGAACCACAATCTCTCAGTTTAACCACTGTTTATTATTCAGTTAATTATTACGTGTACACCAACCAACCTGGTGAACCACATCCAATCAGTCATTAGTGTCTGTATTACATGGCTAATGCTCTTAACATAAGTAGTAATGAGGAGTTTGAGGACTTGGAATCTGGGTGGGCCTTGTTCAGAGCCTCCATTTGGGAGGTGGTGGTTGGTGGTTTGAGGTGGTCAGGAGGATCCTCAGTATCAAGGTGACAGGTGTGGGTAAGATACTGAAGGCTCTGGACATTGTTGGTCAGTCTTGCTTGACACAACCTTTTAGACCGGGGGAAGTGCTGGTACCCATATCTAAGAAGGGGGGACCAGAGGGTGTGCACCCATAAAGCTTTTTCCAGGATGGCGATAGGGAGCCTCCAACCATTCATTGAAGCTTGGATGTAAGGTGCGATGCAGACAATGAACCAACTCTTGACCCTTGCAAAGTTACTGGGAGGTTTTGTGGATCATATTTAAAGAATGAGAGTTGCATCTGTATTCTTGACAGGAAGTCAAACACATCTCTAGTTGTTGCCTGTGGCTGTAACCACTGCGGTTTATGCAGGTAATGGTTACAGTTTGTAGAGTTGTTGGGTTTGACAGCGATAACTACTTCAGGGCATATTCTGTGGTTTCAGAGTTTGCGTCTTGAAGAGTCCATTTCTGTCCCCAGTTGCTGAGAAAAATGTATCTCCTAAGTACTAACACCAAACAGATCACGTACTAAACATCTCATGTCAGACACAGAAATTCAGGCTTTCAATCTTAGGATTATTTTGCAGGTAGTGGTAGTTATGATTCATGTACTGACGCCTGCCTCTCGTCTCCAGGTATCTGAAAATCGTCCATCCTTTGGGAACTCACATCCTGCAGACGGCACGAGCCGCTCAAATCATCTCTGTGGCAACCTGGGTTTTCCTCCTGGCCATGACGACCACCTACATGCTGCTGTCTATCCTCACCCAGGAATCACCGCAGACTGTCTCCGTCACAGTGAGCTGCGACCTCCTGCACAGTAAACAACTCAGCCTGTTCTACAAGACTATCCACTGCTGCTCCGCCGTCATCTTCCTGGTCGTCCTCATCTCCCTGGTCGTCTTCTACTCCAGCACGTCCCGCAGGCTGTCGCTGGCACAGAAGAGGCAGTCGGCCTCCACCAGCTCCAAGAAACTCGCCAAGTCACGCCGGAATATGCTGGTGCTGGTCAGCGTCTTCTGCATTTGCTTCGTGCCTTACCACCTGGTTCGTCTTCCCTACGCCTTCCTGAAGCGGCAGTGCTCGTGGAACCAGGCGTTTTTCTACCTGAAGGAACTGACCATCATGGTATCAGTTCTCAACGTTTGCCTGGACCCGCTTATCTACTTCATCTTCTGCAAGGCCTTCCGGGCTCAGCTGAGCCTGGGGAGGATGTTCAGCACCACACATGCCACGACGCATGCGGAAAACCTCGGGAGGAAGAGCAGCAACGGGCGAATCAGCAGTGTCAA encodes:
- the LOC108890264 gene encoding P2Y purinoceptor 14, translating into MNVTSDTNNSSLCNASDTSAHVFFIFFYSLVFLVGLILNGFTLKVYFCRGQQLTSSSVTIYLKNLAASDFLISLCLPLRILNYASSSVSVRQVYCNFGASAFYLNMYASILFMGYIAANRYLKIVHPLGTHILQTARAAQIISVATWVFLLAMTTTYMLLSILTQESPQTVSVTVSCDLLHSKQLSLFYKTIHCCSAVIFLVVLISLVVFYSSTSRRLSLAQKRQSASTSSKKLAKSRRNMLVLVSVFCICFVPYHLVRLPYAFLKRQCSWNQAFFYLKELTIMVSVLNVCLDPLIYFIFCKAFRAQLSLGRMFSTTHATTHAENLGRKSSNGRISSVKINRKTSLSVMTKDNNVL